One Dreissena polymorpha isolate Duluth1 chromosome 9, UMN_Dpol_1.0, whole genome shotgun sequence genomic window carries:
- the LOC127846730 gene encoding uncharacterized protein LOC127846730 produces MGVEQSHETHPSYTKDYLDGCRYWADFENEYFAKGTYRYAFRGTVHGDGPRDGSVCVAKVFKRKYAKYFDRWRPDFNASVKAQHFATIFTRNVLPQLRKFVSTTEIEFIIPLIAKMDSISHFKVLGLFSVNEDTTYVTPFEYVAIEPYLYGQFEKFNSNGGFEDFSALVLNTFSHWTWQVSGHKFLVCDLQGVQNGRKCILTDPCIHSVDGRFGMTDLGVVGMEKVLSNHVCNAMCYALGLENPMAGLRLGARKSQATAYVFELSESDIYRANEARTHYFTLIEPVVQ; encoded by the exons ATGGGCGTTGAACAGTCACACGAGACCCACCCGTCCTATACAAAGGACTATCTGGATGGATGCAG GTATTGGGCGGATTTCGAGAATGAATATTTCGCCAAGGGAACTTACCGCTACGCATTCCGGGGCACAGTGCACGGGGATGGGCCACGTGACGGAAGTGTCTGCGTTGCGAAGGTCTTTAAACGGAAGTACGCCAAATACTTCGACAGGTGGCGTCCTGACTTCAACGCCAGCGTCAAGGCTCAACATTTCGCCACGATCTTCACGCGTAACGTGCTTCCACAGCTACGAAAATTCGTTTCGACGACCGAAATCGAGTTCATCATTCCGTTGATCGCGAAAATGGATTCTATTTCACATTTCAAAGTGCTCGGCTTGTTTTCCGTTAACGAGGATACTACGTACGTCACGCCGTTCGAGTACGTCGCCATCGAGCCGTATCTGTACGGTCAGTTTGAGAAATTCAACTCGAATGGGGGCTTTGAGGACTTCAGTGCTCTTGTACTTAACACGTTCAGTCACTGGACGTGGCAGGTTAGCGGACACAAGTTTCTCGTGTGCGACCTCCAAGGAGTGCAGAACGGCCGAAAGTGCATTCTGACAGACCCGTGCATCCACTCAGTTGACGGGCGCTTCGGGATGACGGACCTCGGCGTGGTGGGGATGGAGAAGGTACTCTCGAATCATGTATGCAACGCCATGTGTTACGCTCTGGGCCTGGAGAACCCCATGGCAGGGCTGCGCCTCGGCGCCCGTAAGTCCCAAGCCACCGCCTACGTGTTCGAGCTGTCGGAGAGTGACATCTACCGCGCTAACGAGGCTCGCACGCACTACTTCACACTTATAGAACCCGTAGTTCAATGA
- the LOC127846020 gene encoding alpha-protein kinase vwkA-like: MDSISHFKVLGLFSVNEDTTYVTPFEYVAIEPYLYGQFEKFNSNGGFEDFSALVLNTFSHWTWQVSGHKFLVCDLQGVQNGRKCILTDPCIHSVDGRFGMTDLGVVGMEKVLSNHVCNAMCYALGLENPMAGLRLGARKSQATAYVFELSESDIYRSNEARTHYFTLIEPVVQ, encoded by the coding sequence ATGGATTCTATTTCACATTTCAAAGTGCTCGGCTTGTTTTCCGTTAACGAGGATACTACGTACGTCACGCCGTTCGAGTACGTCGCCATCGAGCCGTATCTGTACGGTCAGTTTGAGAAATTCAACTCGAATGGGGGCTTTGAGGACTTCAGTGCTCTTGTACTTAACACGTTCAGTCACTGGACGTGGCAGGTTAGCGGACACAAGTTTCTCGTGTGCGACCTCCAAGGAGTGCAGAACGGCCGAAAGTGCATTCTGACAGACCCGTGCATCCACTCAGTTGACGGGCGCTTCGGGATGACGGACCTCGGCGTGGTGGGGATGGAGAAGGTACTCTCGAATCATGTATGCAACGCCATGTGTTACGCTCTGGGCCTGGAGAACCCCATGGCAGGGCTGCGCCTCGGCGCCCGTAAGTCCCAAGCCACCGCCTACGTGTTCGAGCTGTCGGAGAGTGACATATACCGCTCTAACGAGGCTCGCACGCACTACTTCACACTTATAGAACCCGTAGTTCAATGA